TGGTCTTTCGTTTGCTAGTAAAAACTTTGCACCCATAACCGCGATCGTAAAAACCACCACTTCAAAGATCGTGTCGTACAGCCGATTCCTGAGAATGATCGCCGTAACTGCATTGGGAATTCCACTATCTTTGACAACTGCATCGACGATCGACTCTGATAAGTCCGATACCGGATTGGGTACGATTAGAAATTTGACGTACAGCGCTATCCCTGCCACAATATAGACCCATTTCATTAATGCTTCTCCTCTCCTGAGTCTGGCGCATTGATATATGTCAGGCTGGTTGCAGGTGACGAAAGTTCGGTTTGCAGAATGTCATAGATGCGCCTAACCCTAATTTTGGTGTGATAGGGTTGCTGTTCGTCCTCATCAAGCGAGTAGTCTTGATTATGTTGTCCTAGTCTGGCGCAAGTGGCATGAACTTCTTTTTCGCTCAACGCCCGGTGCAAAGCCTGGGGATTCGTGTACGGGACTAGCTCAAGACGCATATAGTGTTTGCCAAAAATTTTTCGCAAGTCATTGATTAGTTGAGCAAAATGGGGGTCTCGATCGGCTTCGATCGCACCGTCTTCGAGTACGCCAAGACGCATAACTAAAGATGAACGTACTGCGATCGCATAAAGAGTAGTCGCCAGCAGAGTACCCATCAATGCTTGGGTCAAAGCTACATCTGCCGCCCCCAAAACCGCAAATACCAATGCCGCGATCGCTCCGGCTATGCCCTGGATTACCAAAGCATGGTATGGATTGGTCTGAAGTAGCAGCATCAACGAAGACAACGGCAGCAGGGCGACGATCGCGTAGAGATAGCTATCATTCATGGGTCTCTCCTCTGCTGGCGGAGTATGCCAGCACATAGCCCAGCACTGTATTCCAGATTGCTAAGGTGATAATGCCGAGTACGAGCAATGGCCATTCGCTGGGGATCTTCAGCAGCAATCCCACCATGATGCTCATCGAGCCAAGGGTATCCGCCACCGAAAGAGTATGTAGTTTGAATAATACCGAGCGATCGCCGAGTAGGGGGAAGGTTCCCCAAAACCAGAAAAAGATTCCTATCCCTATGCAGGTATAACTAAGCACGTCGATCATAGTTCGTTCATTCGTTTAAGGATTTGTGCCAACAACATTAATCCGGCATTACCCACACTCAGGATAATTACCCCTGTTACACCGAGCATCCAATCATCCCGTAAGACGGATACAACCAGAATCATGATTGATGTCTTGGAAGCGGCACTTGAAAATGCCAACATTTTTTGCCAGATATCATCATCCTGCCAAGCCTCGTACATGGGTATGAGTAGAGCCAGAATCATTGCAATCAGTACCAAATTCAAGTTCATATCTTTTTCTTCCTGCGTACCCAGTGGACTTCGTACCAGCCATTTTCGTGGTACTTCAAGACAATGGTCTTGGGCGTAAAAGTAATCAAAAATATATCTAGGAAGATCAGTCCGGGTGTCCGTCCGGGCTTGACTCGTTCCATCGTCACATCTTCGTAATTGTGGGGACGGACGATCATTTCAAATGCTTCCATATATGCCTGCGGAACCGCAACCAGGACTTCCCAGATCGCCCGTACCCAATCCTTGAGTGCCCCTGGAGATCGGGAGCCGTAGGGCAACAGGAATACAATGTTTAGTCCGATAAAGATATTAGCCAAGCTCATATCGGCGGTAAGCAGAAACCAGATGGCTAGTCGCAAGATGAGATTGAGATACCAAGTCATGCCAATACCATCCAGAACAGCAGGATTAACATCAGACTCATCGCCCCGATCAGGTGCTCGAATTCCTCGAATACACGGGGTAGTTTGATGGCGACTCGTCGAAAAATCAAGAGATACGCTAACCAGCCAAGGCCGATCGTTGCTAGCGGTTTTACAATATTTCCAATGGTGTAGGCTTCGTAATAAACGACATTCGCTAGAAAAAGCCCACCAATTAGCAGGATAACTGCTGGCCAAAAACCGGGTTTTACAGTCTGTTCTTTGTCTGTTCCATAAGGTAAGAAGATAAATTTGGCAAAGGAGATTGCCGTCCCCAAAGCTGCAATATTCATGCCAATTACTTGCCAGGGCAGCAAATTCTTCATAGTCAACACCTTTGCCCCAAAGCCGGATAACAGGGGAAAGCCCGAAATTGAGAAGCTAGCAATTACCAAAGCAATCCAAATCGGGGTATGAATTGGCTGATGTTGCAGTTCTTTGAGGTTTCGGCTCGGTAGGTTACCTGCGATCAGGAAAAGGGCAGATTTGACTAGTCCGTGCGTCAAGGCATAAAAGCCGCCGACTTCCGGTGCGGCGAGGATAAAGCCTAACTGGGAAACGGTATGAAACGCCAGCATCCGCTTGCTATCTTTTTCAAAGACTGCATAGCCTACTCCCAGCAGGGCTGTCCCAACTCCTAAGATTCTGATGATGGGGTCGATTTCTGCCAAAGTTAGGGCAAAACGCGCTAAGGGATAGACACCTGCTTTAACTACCACTCCTGACAGCATCGCCGATACTGGTGTCTCCGATTCGGAGTGAGTCAACGGTAGCCACAATCCGGATACGAAGATTCCTCCCTTTACTAATAGTCCTAGAAAGATCAGGGCAAGTGCCTCTGGGGGAGAGCCGCGCAAACTGTCAAAACTAAATGAATGATTGGTCTGATAGGCTAGCACTGCGCCCACCAGATAAAACAGCATGGCTACGTTGCTGATAAATAGATAGCGCAAGCCTACCCAAATCGATCGATCGCTGCGGGGATAGGCAATCAAGAGGAACGCGGCAATACCGCTGACTTCTAAGGCTACGTATAAACTGATAAAGTCAGTACAGACGAACGCAGCGTTGACACTACCATGCAAAATGATGGCTTGTGCATAAAAAAATGCTGTCTTACCACTGTGCCAACAGTAGAGGATGACTGCGGCTGTGACTAGGCCATTAGTCAATATGAAGAAGCCGCTTAACCGATCGACTGCTAAGGTAACGCCGAAATTATCTAGTAGTTTTAGGGTCAGGGACGACTGGGTGAAAAATAGCCCAAGTGCGTATCCGGTGGACACGATCGCCATGCCTAGTGCGAGGTAGCGATCGAGTTTGGGGAGCAGATAAATGCTAAAACCCACCAGAAATGGTAGCCCAATCCACGCGATCGTAATTGTATTCATGGCGTATTGCTTTTCTCGATCTCGTTACTTTCCAAGGTCGGATTATCCCGTGCCAACTTCATGACGCCGACCAGCATTAAGCACTGAATGGAAAAGCCAATCACGATTCCCGTTAATATCACCGCCTGGGGAACGGGATCGGCGTAAGCGCCATTTGCGACATCTGAAACGATCGGCGTGAACAAGCCATCTCGCGATGCAACCAGCACGTAATAGGCGATTACCCCCGTACTCATCACATCCATAGAGACGATCTTCATCAGCAGATTTTTTTTAAAGATGATGCCGAAAAATCCGCACAGTATGGTTGCAAATACGAATGCTTCTAACACGGCAATACTTATTAAATGGTGCTAATAAATATATAACACTTTTTAATAGTGCTAAATAATAAAATCACTATTGAAAAGTGTTAAGGTAAACTATAGATTTTAGTCAATCAATGGTTAACCTTGACCTTGATTCGCCCACCGATTTAGTTGGCAACTTGCTACTGGACGGTTTTTATACTTGAGATCGAGATGCTAAAGTTGTGAATCTTTTGAATATATCAGCACCGTTTGAATTAGTTGGTCGGCAAGCGCAATTTCAGCGAATTACCCAAGTTTTAGCCCGTGATGGCGACTTGCTCATTGCAGGAGTGCCGGGAAGCGGACGGCGGACTTTGGTGCGGCGGGCGGCAAAAGAAGTTGGCGCGAAAATTCTGGAGGTTGACTGCATTAGGATTACAGATGGTCAGCGCTTTTTGCAGCTGCTGTGCGAGAGCATAGACCAGACTTTTCAAAGTGCAAGCGATCGAGTTTCGATCGAAGAGTGGATCGATCGCAAAGCATCGGAATTATTTGTGCTGAGCAATGAAGGAAATGACACCGGGCGGCTGAAACCCGTTCGCACAGAAGATCGACAGCAACAATGGAGAGCATTTGAGGTATTACTCCCCCTGCTGCAAAGTTTAGCCGAATCTGGCGGCGAACGAGCGGTGCTGATTTTGGACAGTTTTCCCCATATCCGCTCTTGGGATCGCAATGGAGTGTGGGAAAAGTTTTTGCGCGAAGAGATCGAGCGTCAGACGCAGGTAAGTTACGTACTGGTGGCAACGATCGCAGAAAGCTGCATAACTCCTGACGAACCGAGTAATAATTTGGAAATCGTGCAAATAGCTCCTTTAGCAGATGATGTGGTGGCTGCTTGGGCTCAGGAAGTATTGCATACGGAAGGGTTGAGGTTCGATCCGCGATCGCAAGCGCTGGCGCTGTTTGTGAATGCGGTGCAGGGACACTTAGGGGATGCTTCGGCATTGGTAAGACGCCTCAAGTCGGTGCGAGTTTCTGATGGGCTAATTTGCGATCGGCACGTCGAACAAGCAATCCAAGCACTGTTAGCTGATTTATCAATGGTGTTCGAGTCATTACTGATGTTGTTGCCAGCTAATCAAGCCCATTTGTTAGAATCCCTAGCATTAGATCCTACGGACAAGCCCCAAAGTCGCGATTACATTCACAAACATTACTTATCTAGAGGGGGTTCTCTGCAAGGTGCGATCGCCGGATTGCAGCATAAAGGCTTGATTTATGGCTCCGATCAAAGCTACCGATTAGCTCTACCTCTGTTTGCTTTGTGGCTTCGCCAACGTCTGAGTTGAGGAGTAAAGGGTAGACCTCTTGCAAAAGCCGATATCTCATCAATAATATCATCTGTGTAGCCTACGGCAAGGCTATCGCCTACATCTGTGTTTATCTGTGGATATCTGCGGTAAAAAAAACAAGATTTGACACTTTTGCAAGAAGTCTGGTAAATAAAGATCTTTTATGTAAACGATATACAAGGGTTTAATGGTAACGCACCTTTAATTATTGGAGAAACTAAGAACTTACTTTCTGCCGGGATTTAGAAAGTAACTCCTCTTTAGTAATTGGCGTTCTTCGGAGAGTATCCAACGGAATCAAAAACTCACCTTTTACTACTTTAATATCCAGCGCATCAACCACTGCCATTACATCAAGAAAACTGGCATCTTCATAGTCTTTATCTTCATATTTCTGAATTTCCTCTTCAGTCAGCCCAGCTAAATCGGCAAGCTCTTTCTGGCTGAGTTTAGCCGCCATACGAGCTTTAATTAGAAGCTGCGGTAGGTTGTTAATATCATCTAACTCTAGCACTATTGGAGTTTGAGAATCGTGGCTAGCGATCGTTTCATATTCCCGGATTTCTTCTCTGAGGTCGTCAAGCTTTCTTTGAACTTCATTTATATAAATTTCACGCAGTTGGGGATTGTCTTTAACCCTTTCGTTTTCATTTTTCTCCAACTGTGCCAAAGCTTGCTCGAATTTCTGCACCCATGATTGGACGTTTTGATAGTGTTGGTCATCTCTAATCATCATTCCACCTCACTAAATCTATAGCGATAAGTCCTTTAGTCGTATTAGTTCGGGTATCAAATTGAAAAAAATCAAAGTAACTTGTGCCATCAATATTCGCCGGAAAATCAGACCGAAAAAATTCACCGCCGTACTTGGCTTTTTGATTGGCAGTTCGCTGGGAGTTATACAAAACTGGCGCAATAGATTGTAAATAGTTAATATCAACCCCGTTGGCATCCCAACAAACATCAAAGTCACCAGGCTTTAACTTGTTGGTGATAAAACTTCCATCAATGTAGATAGTTTCACAGCCTGCTTCTTTTAATTGTTCCATTGCCATTTTTAGTCCCTTGATCAGGCGCGATCGACGCGATATTGAATAGCAGGTGAGCCGCCTTCTGCATGAGGGAGTTTGTGTTCATCGAAAGAGAGGATGCGAGGTCGATCGCAAATCAGACACAGACTTTCATACGGAAAAAATAAGCCGCAGTCTTTGATTAGTAACTGTAAAGCCTTCCATTTTTGGCGATCGCAATGGCAGTTGAGAACAGAAATGCAATAATCAGCTATAAAACCCATGACTGCCCAAAACATAGGAATTTGCAAGTTATTAACGTGAGAGTTTAAAGCGTTGAACTGCTCTTCGGTAAGCGATTCCTCAAGTTCGTCTCTTAATATAATTTGGACATTTCCCAGAGGAAAACAAGGTTGATGGTGAAGGCGAATCCAAATTT
This genomic stretch from Leptolyngbyaceae cyanobacterium harbors:
- a CDS encoding DUF4040 domain-containing protein encodes the protein MNDSYLYAIVALLPLSSLMLLLQTNPYHALVIQGIAGAIAALVFAVLGAADVALTQALMGTLLATTLYAIAVRSSLVMRLGVLEDGAIEADRDPHFAQLINDLRKIFGKHYMRLELVPYTNPQALHRALSEKEVHATCARLGQHNQDYSLDEDEQQPYHTKIRVRRIYDILQTELSSPATSLTYINAPDSGEEKH
- a CDS encoding monovalent cation/H(+) antiporter subunit G gives rise to the protein MIDVLSYTCIGIGIFFWFWGTFPLLGDRSVLFKLHTLSVADTLGSMSIMVGLLLKIPSEWPLLVLGIITLAIWNTVLGYVLAYSASRGETHE
- a CDS encoding cation:proton antiporter; protein product: MTWYLNLILRLAIWFLLTADMSLANIFIGLNIVFLLPYGSRSPGALKDWVRAIWEVLVAVPQAYMEAFEMIVRPHNYEDVTMERVKPGRTPGLIFLDIFLITFTPKTIVLKYHENGWYEVHWVRRKKKI
- a CDS encoding cation:proton antiporter — protein: MNTITIAWIGLPFLVGFSIYLLPKLDRYLALGMAIVSTGYALGLFFTQSSLTLKLLDNFGVTLAVDRLSGFFILTNGLVTAAVILYCWHSGKTAFFYAQAIILHGSVNAAFVCTDFISLYVALEVSGIAAFLLIAYPRSDRSIWVGLRYLFISNVAMLFYLVGAVLAYQTNHSFSFDSLRGSPPEALALIFLGLLVKGGIFVSGLWLPLTHSESETPVSAMLSGVVVKAGVYPLARFALTLAEIDPIIRILGVGTALLGVGYAVFEKDSKRMLAFHTVSQLGFILAAPEVGGFYALTHGLVKSALFLIAGNLPSRNLKELQHQPIHTPIWIALVIASFSISGFPLLSGFGAKVLTMKNLLPWQVIGMNIAALGTAISFAKFIFLPYGTDKEQTVKPGFWPAVILLIGGLFLANVVYYEAYTIGNIVKPLATIGLGWLAYLLIFRRVAIKLPRVFEEFEHLIGAMSLMLILLFWMVLA
- a CDS encoding NADH-quinone oxidoreductase subunit K translates to MLEAFVFATILCGFFGIIFKKNLLMKIVSMDVMSTGVIAYYVLVASRDGLFTPIVSDVANGAYADPVPQAVILTGIVIGFSIQCLMLVGVMKLARDNPTLESNEIEKSNTP
- a CDS encoding ATP-binding protein, which produces MNLLNISAPFELVGRQAQFQRITQVLARDGDLLIAGVPGSGRRTLVRRAAKEVGAKILEVDCIRITDGQRFLQLLCESIDQTFQSASDRVSIEEWIDRKASELFVLSNEGNDTGRLKPVRTEDRQQQWRAFEVLLPLLQSLAESGGERAVLILDSFPHIRSWDRNGVWEKFLREEIERQTQVSYVLVATIAESCITPDEPSNNLEIVQIAPLADDVVAAWAQEVLHTEGLRFDPRSQALALFVNAVQGHLGDASALVRRLKSVRVSDGLICDRHVEQAIQALLADLSMVFESLLMLLPANQAHLLESLALDPTDKPQSRDYIHKHYLSRGGSLQGAIAGLQHKGLIYGSDQSYRLALPLFALWLRQRLS
- a CDS encoding helix-turn-helix transcriptional regulator translates to MMIRDDQHYQNVQSWVQKFEQALAQLEKNENERVKDNPQLREIYINEVQRKLDDLREEIREYETIASHDSQTPIVLELDDINNLPQLLIKARMAAKLSQKELADLAGLTEEEIQKYEDKDYEDASFLDVMAVVDALDIKVVKGEFLIPLDTLRRTPITKEELLSKSRQKVSS